In Gossypium arboreum isolate Shixiya-1 chromosome 6, ASM2569848v2, whole genome shotgun sequence, the following are encoded in one genomic region:
- the LOC108484438 gene encoding glycosyltransferase BC10-like: protein MQARFGSVGSLEEGKEPAVTTRSKTPPLRVLQLFGLFLALCMAFFMISIYTIRHFGTYSVIATVKSNIVPCDEDETTSLDHWRKPPSNLLHSMSDEELLWRASFMPRIKKYPFNRVPKIAFMFLTKGPLPLSPLWERFFDGHQGLYSVYVHSLPSFEAEFPPSSVFYRRQIPSQVSEWGKMSMCDAERRLLANALLDISNEWFILLSESCIPLYNFSVIYHYIKKSKYSFIGAFDDPGPHGQGRYNESMAPEVNLTQWRKGSQWFEINRKLAVNIVEDITYYPKFEQFCRPACYVDEHYFPTMLTIQASNLLANRSITWVDWSRGGAHPATFGSADITEEFFTRIYEGHECWYNDQPSSICFLFARKFAPSALEPLLQIAPKVLGF, encoded by the exons ATGCAAGCGAGATTTGGGTCTGTTGGTTCATTAGAGGAAGGCAAAGAACCTGCGGTTACAACAAGATCCAAGACTCCACCATTAAGGGTCCTTCAGTTATTTGGCTTGTTTCTTGCTCTGTGTATGGCCTTTTTTATGATTAGCATATATACAATCCGGCATTTTGGAACTTATAGTGTAATAGCAACAGTTAAGTCTAATATTGTGCCTTGTGATGAAGATGAAACGACTAGTTTGGATCATTGGAGGAAACCTCCTTCAAATTTGCTTCATTCAATGAGTGATGAAGAGTTACTATGGAGGGCATCTTTTATGCCTCGTATAAAAAAGTATCCATTTAATAGGGTTCCCAAGATTGCTTTTATGTTCTTGACCAAGGGACCATTGCCACTTTCTCCTCTTTGGGAGAGGTTTTTTGATGGGCACCAAGGCCTTTATTCGGTCTATGTTCATTCATTGCCTTCATTCGAAGCTGAGTTTCCTCCGTCTTCGGTTTTTTACAGAAGACAAATCCCAAGTCAG GTCTCTGAATGGGGAAAGATGAGTATGTGCGATGCTGAGAGAAGGCTCCTTGCCAATGCCTTGCTCGACATATCCAATGAATGGTTTATCCTCCTATCCGAATCCTGCATACCTCTATATAATTTCAGTGTCATCTACCACTACATAAAGAAGTCCAAATACAGCTTCATCGGTGCATTTGATGACCCTGGGCCACATGGTCAAGGCCGTTACAATGAGAGTATGGCTCCAGAGGTGAATCTCACCCAATGGCGTAAAGGTTCCCAGTGGTTTGAAATTAACCGAAAGCTTGCAGTCAACATAGTGGAAGACATCACATACTACCCAAAGTTCGAACAGTTTTGCCGTCCGGCATGTTATGTCGATGAGCATTATTTCCCGACCATGTTAACAATTCAGGCATCGAATCTGTTAGCAAATAGAAGCATCACATGGGTAGACTGGTCGAGGGGTGGGGCTCATCCTGCAACTTTCGGAAGTGCAGACATCACCGAAGAGTTCTTCACAAGAATCTACGAAGGCCATGAATGCTGGTATAACGATCAACCATCTTCCATTTGTTTTCTTTTCGCCAGGAAATTTGCTCCCAGCGCTCTGGAGCCTTTGTTACAGATAGCACCCAAGGTTTTGGGGTTCTAA